Sequence from the Xiphophorus maculatus strain JP 163 A chromosome 16, X_maculatus-5.0-male, whole genome shotgun sequence genome:
AAACACGTTGACTGTGGAATCATAACATTTTGTAGCTACATTGCTAATTCGAAGAATCTTCCTCATTTGTAAGTCtatgttttgctttaaagatgcgatttgtcaaaaatatgattttatacATTATGTGACGTGATGCGTTCGGAAAACAAGGAAGTAAGGGTTTGTTTACTACGTACTCAGGAAGAAACGTACTCGTGGAAGTGATGAAAAACAGGCGGAACAAATAACAAACATACTGTATGATACAATATTCAGTTTATTCTATTTTCAGGCATAATGAGTGTCGGATTCATAGGAGCTGGCCAGCTGGCGCAGGCTTTGGTGAGAGGCTTCTCGGTTGCAGGTAAATTTAGACgtttacatttgtgttttaatagGTTTTGACTTGTATTTTTGACATATGAAGATTGCAATCATACACTGAAGTTGTTTCTGGACATTTCCCCCCTCCAAGGCGTGATTGCCACCCACAGAATCACAGCGAGCTCTCCAGACACCGAACTTCCCACAGTGCAGCAGCTGCGGGTGGGTACATATATACATGGATATTTGTCATGTCCATGAATGTCACAGACTATTAATTTTGGATTTGAACAGTTCTGTATATTCAACAAGTATATTTggttagttaaaaaaaaatcttgtttataATTGAGTGAACAGactaaagaatttattttatctattgCAACCAGGGTAAAAATTCTACAGGACTAAATGTATACATACACCTCCACCAAAACCTCCAGGGCAGGTTGTGGAAGAAATCAACCATATTTTAGCCATCAACCATACTCTGGAAAAGTTCTGGCTGGATCTGATAGGACGATGTGACTAATCTCACTACTAAAATGACATTGCTGTTTTAACCGGCAGGCACAGAAAGTGGTTTTGGACACTGTTGGCACTATTTTCACTTGATTTGGTTGTTCtagaagctaaatgttttatttactctaAAACCAGTTATGTGTGTTTGGGTCCAGTTATAACAGCCAGATTTGTTCAGGAAATTTCACCCCTTAtgtgctatatatatatatatatatatatatatatatatatatatatatatatatatatatatatttgtagaACTCATCAATCctttcttgaaaaaaataaaggttcaaATTCATTCATAAAAGCCCTGGGTTAATGGGATATTCATGCCACTGATGAGTGCATGTAAAGTTTTTGTCAGAACTTTGTAGGTCTTTATTTGCATTGAACTGATTTGTAAACAACTTCTGTATTTATAGAAATTGGGTGTGAACTTTACCACCAGCAACAAGGAGACGGTCAGCAGAAGTGATGTCCTCTTTCTGGCCGTGAAGCCCCACATCATCCCCTTTGTTCTGGATGAGATTGGGCCAGATATCGAAGACCGCCACCTTATTGTGTCCTGTGCTGCGGGTGTGACTATCAGCTCCATAGAGAAGGCAAGTCTTAGtcattgcatttatttcttcttcacaTGTTATGTGATTAAGAGAACTGGTCCTTGAAGATTTTGTTGTTACCGCTTCACAGAAACTGCAGCAGTATCGTACTTCTCCAAAGGTGATGCGCTGCATGACCAACACTCCAGTGGTGGTGCGTGAAGGGGCCACCGTCTACGCAACAGGTACACATGCAGAGGTGGAGGACGGGAAACTTTTGGAACAGCTGATGGCTAGCGTTGGCTACTGCACTGAGGTGGAGGAGGACCTGATCGATGCCGTCACAGGCCTGAGCGGCAGTGGACCCGCCTATGTGAGCTTGCTTTGCTTTACAGCATTTAGAAAATGCTGCCTTACCTCTTATATGATTCTCTCTGGATAGCTGCCCCTTTTCTGTCACTGTAATTGTATGATTGTTGTCTTGCAGGCATTCCTAGCTGTGGATGCCCTTTCTGATGGTGGAGTAAAAATGGGCCTGCCCAGGAGGTTGGCAGTACGCCTCGGTGCACAAGCCCTGCTGGTAGGACCCTCATATTTGACAATAAAGTCGATGGCACAGTTTGGTCCAAAATGTATACCTAAATGctagtaattttatttttgttttgttaaataacaGGACACACTTTTGTatcgtttttgttttgtttaattctcATAATCTTTAACATTAAACATCCTTTCTAATATGTAGCTCCTGGATTTTGCATCATCACTTAGTACCTTGACTATTTTCCTTCTGTTAACAAGGCATTCAGGATAGAATAATTCTTTAAAATCTTCTTATATAGCTATGTTACATTTGATCATGCAGTTCCTTGCAATGATGGTCAtgagtttttaacattttgtcattctATTGCCACAAAAATTGCGATTTTATGGGATAGGACAACACATagttttgcataattttgaaatcaGTGGAACAGCTGATTTCCACTGCATAGTTGAAAAGCAtgcttttaaatttgtttcacagATATAAGTCTGAAATTTGTGGTGTCCATTCAGTGCATCCATCCCCCTTTACTTTGacaccctaaataaaatctagtgcaaccaattgccttTAGAAGTACTAATTAAATAATCAGAGGACTCAGCAGGATGCCCTATTCTCTGGAGAAGCTGCAAAGGCTCACTGCTCTGGGGGACAAATCAGGACAACTGTTATATGGAAGTATGGGGAAAAGAAAGCTGtaatagaaaaatagaaaacccgAAAAGCGTTTTGCTTAATGGAGACGATGTGGAGAAGATGCTGTGGTTAGTTgacacagaaatgtaaaatacaatACATGCACAATGCTATGTGGTAGAAAACTTTCACTGCACATTACTCTGAACAAACcatgaagcatggtggtggctcAATCATTGTATGGGGATACATTCCTTTAGTATTGACTGTGAAGCTAGTCAGAGATGGTTGATCAGATGATCCCAGAAAAAAGACTTAAGAAAGTTTTGGCGGTTCACTTCCCATCAAGACTGCAGTATTAAGCATAGATACAGAGCTCTGATGGATTAGTTAGGATGCTAGCATATGCATGTGTAACAGGGTAGGAACAGCTTGAAAGACACTGTGGGCTACTTCATGTATTTTCATATCTATGGAAGCCGTAAAGGGGAACTTactgctgcttcttctttgtATTAGTGAATAACAATGAAATTTATTGTAGGTTTGCTTTGCCTGAGCATTCACACATCTAAGCTTAAGATATAGGAAATGGTTTTGGCATAATGATTCTCCAAACTATAATATgatgttcttattttttactttgcacTTGTTCATGTAAACTGGCCTTTGCTGTACATGTTTGTGTATGATTTatctatatttgttttttagacTTAATCTAATTGCTTTCTTGGgatttaaatttatatatgtatattttttggtcttgtttctttgttataaaaaaacagacatttttaaatatgaattcCAACCTTCTGTCTGGAAACTCCAGGCAATAGACAGTCATGGCATTTATTTAAGCACTTTTTCATTCCAGTGGAGATTAATTAAGCCGGTCTTGGCTGACAGCAGACAGAATCTGGATGCTCAGGTGCTGAATAACgatacagaaaaaacattgcTCTGTGTATCATTTCCTTCTTTGTGCTACTCTAAAGGGAGCCGCTCGCATGTTGTTGGACTCAGAGCAACACCCTGGGCAGCTTAAAGACAACGTTTGCTCACCAGGGGGCGCCACCATCCACGCCCTTCACGTCATGGAGAGTGGTGGCTTCCGAAGCCTCCTCATAAATGCAGTTGAGGCCTCTTGTGTAAGAACGAGGTAAGTTGATCAGATGAAGtggaaaaattttttttattggcacctaacaaaaatgtaattcttaatcattttttatgtaCCGTAAATTGAttctaaactaaatatgaaCTTCAGACAGCAGATGGAGCTGTTATGCagacataattttaaaatttcttaatGTTCTTGGTTTTCTGGATTTTAAAGTACCTGATTTCATACTGCAATGAAAGCTATACATCCTGTTTTTTATGCTCTATGTGTATCTTTTAAAAGGGAGCTTCAGTTTTTGGCTGACCAAGAGAAGATCTCCCCAGCTGcgataaagaaaacaactctGGATAAAGTTCTTCAGCAGCCAGGCGTCACTGCAGATGCTGTCGGTGTCAGAACTCGTGGaatcaatatttttaacaacacCAGCCCCAAGATCAAGAAAAACTGAGTCTTTTTTGAAATACCTCGTTCAGTAGGTATACACTGTCTAGGAACCACTATTGACCACTGTTTGCGAACATGAACCCATAACATTTAACACTGTAGAGCAGTGGTCACTTCAGGgagattaaatcagatttatatAGGTTTTGACCATATTAAAGGAAAATTatgtgaataattatttttgtgggaatttttttttaattgaattgacGAAATATAGTCGAaccttttaatttgacattgtGTGGAAGCTTGGCAATCCCTTTGGGTTTGATGCTACTGACTTCTTTGCCCTACAGAAATTGTCATGTTTagcttttaatatatttaatgtgagggcagaagatttatttttgctatttttctaaaaaagaaaaaaagtattaggatttttttgtgtaaagATTTGGTGCAAGGTTTAGTTGTAACAAATTGGATGGCACTTTGGGATTTTATAATCAGATACCTAAAGACTATCATTATAGcctgttttaaaaagtggaagTAAGGGcacttttttttcatccatttgtTTAGGTCCTTATATTTgcgaataataaaaaaacataagtaaatgtctttatatttatattatcacaatgttttatgaactttaaaatattgacaTAACCATGTAAGATTATCTGGTCTGCTTGTTTTAGCAGTGCCTTACCAAAATATAGATAACCCCAgtacttttttcacatttcatcacttTACAATGACAAAATGTATGTAATATATTGGGATTGCCCAACACCAAGTAATGGGTGTGAAGTTGGTGGAGAATGcttcaataaaaatgtcaacaatgtGATGTGCAGTTTAATTTGACACCTTGTAATATTATCCAATTCAACCACCTCCTACAAAATGGCCTTTATAAACATTAGAAAAGCCATTAAAGCCGTTAAAAGAGGGAAAATGTTGTGTTAATTTTatagttgaaaaaaaataaatgtttgtaatattttaattattacattaattataataattatgtCAAATGATGTTTTCTGATTGATTTAAGGTACATTTGCAATCTGTTTATTTAGGTACAGCAAATGTAAGCAGTGTTCAATATAACATTAGgtgtaaagtgttttttttattattattattattgaaatgtttgcttttcttttgaggAAAATAGACCTTTCATGAATGGAGACACGTGACCAAACACGATGACGTCTGGCTTTGGTACAAGAAAGCAATCAACAAGGAGCGCACGAGCTGATATCTGGAAATcgcttcttttttgtttgttgctaaaaccaaataaatatgtatttgtaaTGCTCACTCCTCCTCACCGCGGTTTGAGAAGAGGAGTTTGGCAGCTCTGACTTCAGGGAGCTGCATCGTTTTACATTCAGGTGAGTCTGGAGAGCGAAGCGACTCGCTGTTGTTGTGCTGAGTGTGCAGAGATGTATTAGCACAGTTAGCTCGTCAAGCTAACCACATTAGCTCCCACAAACGGTTTTCAAACTAAAGCGTCCGCTGCACTCGACCGCTTAAAACACGCGTTTGTGCTCTTACTAGGaggtttattttgaaagttcaaACCTGGTACGTTATATAGTGGTTTAGCAGGACGAGGTTGTGCTCTTACTATGCAGGGCTAATCTTTTGTACGCTCGTAAAATGcgaataagagaaaaaaacattcagattttagTGCTCGTGGAGCGGGATTTGCCATCCGTTTCGCACCTGGTGGCCAATTCCCATCCCGCGGAGAATGGCACGGTGCCACAGTTGTAATGTGCAGACAGAGGCACGGGGATTTCCTCGCTTGCTCGCATCGCATTGCTTGCTTGCTTGTTTTTGTAGGCGGGGAGTTGTTTGCCACTTTCACACGAGCGGGGCGCCGAGGGGTTGAGTCGCGGAATGTCAGGAGCGCGTAGCCAGCGTGTAACCTGTGCAGGTTCCCCTTTGCCATAATTAGTTTGCTCTTGTGTTATTACGCCCGGTGTGCTTTGATTGCCCACCGTGTCTGAGCGCCTCTCTGTGGGGTTTGTCAACTCATGCGCTTCTCGCTGGTCAAACCTGCTGCTTCATCACCTCGTTGTGCGAAGGAACGAGCGGCAGCCGAGCCAGCCAGCGGTGTTGCCAGATCAGGTTGGTTGCAGTGTccttttgtgacatttttggtCAGACGCGAGCGCGATTACTAGAAATCGCAGCATGATGATGTCGCTTTTGTATGTGCATGAATTTGATCTTCCAGGAAATCGCTTCCACACCATCCTTTTCGTATTGAATTGCTTCACCTGGAGTGATCTTAATTCATTTCACTACTATTTGAAATGATCGTCAAATCAGACCCTTTTGCGTCCCTCATcaatattgtttcattttaaaatcccaaCTAGGAGGCGAGATATTTTTATCATGCTGAATCATCACAATGATGTATTTAGGCGCTCTCTTAGTCAGAATCCACCCCGAAATATGGCACCACCGGACAAAGGTCTCCTCGCCAGATGAGTGTCGATGATTATCACCGAGCCCGTCGTTATTAGTAGGAGACGGATGGAGATCTGGTTGCTGATCTCTCATCTTTCCTCAAGCCATCAGCATCAAGTGATGACCCATCAGGCAATTTATCAATAGCCTCATCGACATTCCGCTGAGAATGTGGCTTTTTATTGCAGCGCTGTCATGATGTACATCAACAAACAGATTTACACTAAATGCTTAGGTGTCAACCGCGATGtcaaaaccatttatttttaattgcacaATAAGCAGATATTGtgtgttttagtattttaatcAAGTGCCGTTTTAATATTGGGTCATATCTAATTGTTGTatgattaaaaagaataaaatacaaaaacaccacctgaaaattagcatttaaatttatattttaatgttgaatgAGGCATGATGTGAATCATATCTTTTAAGATTAACCTTccttatgatttattttaaagtcttgcagctcttaattactttaattttgGGATGACAGCTGCTCTTGTTTCCCTGAGTGTGACATGATGAAATTTGCTGCCTATTAGAGCTTATA
This genomic interval carries:
- the LOC102221562 gene encoding pyrroline-5-carboxylate reductase 1, mitochondrial → MSVGFIGAGQLAQALVRGFSVAGVIATHRITASSPDTELPTVQQLRKLGVNFTTSNKETVSRSDVLFLAVKPHIIPFVLDEIGPDIEDRHLIVSCAAGVTISSIEKKLQQYRTSPKVMRCMTNTPVVVREGATVYATGTHAEVEDGKLLEQLMASVGYCTEVEEDLIDAVTGLSGSGPAYAFLAVDALSDGGVKMGLPRRLAVRLGAQALLGAARMLLDSEQHPGQLKDNVCSPGGATIHALHVMESGGFRSLLINAVEASCVRTRELQFLADQEKISPAAIKKTTLDKVLQQPGVTADAVGVRTRGINIFNNTSPKIKKN